A single region of the Gorilla gorilla gorilla isolate KB3781 chromosome 1, NHGRI_mGorGor1-v2.1_pri, whole genome shotgun sequence genome encodes:
- the LOC134758556 gene encoding beta-defensin 125: MNILMLTFIICGLLTQVTKGSFEPQKCWKNNIGHCRRRCLDTERCILLCRNKLSCCIYIIISHEYTQRPAFPMIHLEDITFDYSDVDSFTGSPVSMLNDLITFDTTKFGETMTPETNTPETTVPPSETTTPETTMPPSETATSETMPPPSQTALTHN, translated from the exons ATGAATATCCTGATGCTGACCTTCATTATCTGTGGGTTGCTAACTCAGGTGACCAAAG GTAGCTTTGAACCCCAAAAATGTTGGAAGAATAATATAGGACATTGCAGAAGACGATGTTTAGATACTGAAAGGTGCATACTTCTTTGTAGGAACAAGCTATCATGCtgcatttatataataatatcacATGAATATACTCAACGACCAGCATTTCCTATGATTCACCTAGAGGATATAACATTTGATTATAGTGATGTGGACTCTTTTACTGGTTCCCCAGTATCTATGTTGAATGATCTGATAACATTTGACACAACTAAATTTGGAGAAACCATGACACCTGAGACCAATACTCCTGAGACTACTGTGCCACCATCTGAGACCACTACTCCCGAGACTACTATGCCACCATCTGAGACCGCTACTTCCGAGACTATGCCACCACCTTCTCAGACAGCTCTTACTCATAATTAA